The genomic DNA CAAGACTTGGTCCCCACTTTGAGAGCTTGATTTAATTTCGGGCTCTTTGGCTTAGCCAAATGTAGCATGTGGTTCAATTTGGACTATCCACCAAATTAGGCAAATGGCCTAATTGAGATCGAGTTAGCCCATTTTATTATTCTACGCTACAATTAATAGGAGTTTTTAAGTGCTTCACCCTACACCTCGAGGCATTACCATTACATTCACcattatcttttcttttctatatttgtaaaaatgtgtcaaaatcaaattcaatgcTATTAAAAAACTGAGATGCCACAAAAGTGTGGAATACTTTCTCTATATTGCCAAAATTAACAATGCCCATTAAGCCTATCACCATTTGTATTTGTACAAGCTATTATTCATTCTTGACTTCCGTTTTTCTTCGTACTAAAACCAGTTCATTCTTCCTATCTCCAGAAACatcaactaaactaaactaaaatacCAGCAAATAGCAGTTTCGTtgatattccttaaaaaaaaatattccctccgtcttaaaataacaaatcatcttttccaatgtaaaattaaatgcaaattgcattcaatttgttctcctttttattttctccataatttttaaccaatgagaattatttttacatctttctagaaaacttatttcaagaaaaacacaaaaaattatacctcaaatcactaagtattagttttcttaataaatgtgaattagtattttttacttataacttaggacggagggagtagtagttttgtttataataatcatTACTCCATTTGATGAATCTTTGACTTTTTCTTAGACTACATAATTAGGCAAATTAAACTTTGACTATTTTATTTGACTTTTCCATTATCGACTTTCCGcccttgttttgttttaaagttataGGCAAGTTAGTATTTAGGTGAATGCTAACCATTGTCCTAGGAATATTGAataaggggataaaaatagatatatatagTATTGAAAAATGGTGCAAAGTGATAAATTTCACTtcttaaaagtcaaaatgttgttgaaaccaatgcaaacatGCTACTTTTGACTTCCTTAGAgcaatggttagcaagaccctaatATTTATTTGCCGCATAATAGTAGGTATCAGGTATGTTGTTGAATCTtttcttttgtatatttttttagtgtCCGGGATTCAAATTCCTAAtctgcataatatatgcattgtccttaccaattgAACTACGCTGATAaagacttttcttttttatatcaaaaacGAACAAATTTCTCTAAACATAGTTCAAATGTTCAATTGTTAAGAACATGaccttatttatatatatatatatatatatatatatatatatatatatatatatatagacaatttctatggtacacttaATAAAATTGAGTGTACCGATATACTCATATgttaaataaatagtttaattgAGTGAACGGAACGATTTAAGTTGGACTTGTAGCCTACTtggaataagaagaaaaaaacaaccctcaaaacaaaaaatggaatACAGGAAAATCAGATTCCATCAAAATGGGTGAAATAGAGTTAAATTGAAAAGACAGACCCTACGTCCCTACCTTATATAGTATATTCGTAGCCGGCTTAGGCTATTCAAATTGTAAAGtccaaaaaacataaaaaataaaagtaaaatatgaAAATCCTCAAGCAGCCTCGTGTCATGAAATGAACATTTCAAACTtcaaacacatgatcaccaccGTCCACCTATAAAATCTCACTCCACCGACAACATGAAACGACATGAACCAAATCTATAATCACTAATCACGCCAAAagtaaacaacaaattaaaattgtactagtagtatttattattaaaagctGTAAATTTGTAAAGGTACGACCGACTATTCCCTACAACAACAATGTTTGTATCATCACCACCATTCATCTTTgatcaaaaataaagaaaaatccgAAGccataatcaaaataattaaggCTTAATTAACAAAAACGAGAACCAATAGAAGAATCATGACTACTAAGATTATTACCCAAAGCAGGAATTTCAAAGTGCCAAAGCCTACCAACACCTTTCACCAAATTCTTCCTACAAAGAAATTCTTCGGCATAAACTTTCTCAACCTTCCGATCCACATCATGCAAAAACACGTGCGTCACACCGGAACCTTTTCTATTTCTCGCCATCACCGTCATTGAAAATATCGCCGCCATTCTCCCCGGCGCCTCCGCGAAATAACCTCTCGGCGCATCGATCATTATCAAATCCCACTCCGTTTCGTAAATCTCATCAGGAAGATTATGCAAAGCAAGCTTACATTGTTCGTTTCCTTTTAGCGTCGCCTTCGCCGGAGAACAAGAAGGTTCAGATTTATACGATTTGAGAAGCTCGTCTGCTTCTTGAAGCTGTGTACGGTAATGAACCGTAAATGCTTGTAACTCCGGTGCGTCTTTGAGAACGGTTTGAACCCATTTAGGATCTTCTTCGAGAAAGAGTGTTTTTCCCTGTGGGTTGAACCCGGCCCACATGAGTGAATCGTGACCTAGACCGAATACGAGGAAGTTGAAGGGTCGGTTTAAGGATTTGATGACGTCTAAGGTAACGGTGATTTCGGAGAAGGATTGTTGTGGGACAACATGGGAGGTTGCGTAGTGAAGGAGAGCACGAAGCTGGATCGGTGTTGGGTATGGGTTTTGGTTTGTGGTTTGGAGATTGGTTCGGGTGAGAGAACAGAACAAGGTGTTGTCTGAGGTTTGGAAAATTGTTGTTATGAAAAGTAATGCTCCGATTATTCCTAAGATTGATAATAGAACTACGGAACAACGATTTTCGGTGACGAAATGGTAACGGTTCCTTGTTCTTTCAATGACTTGCATATTGTGTTTGTGGAGAGATTAATGTTTTTGGGTGTGGAATGAGAATGTGGATGAAAGAAAGGGGTGATGATAACGTTGTGAGGGGATGAGGTGTAATATTAAAAGAATAAGGGATGAGGTTGAGTATGAGTAGTGGTATTAAATAATGAATATCATTACAAGATTTTTAGACTAGATTAGACATTCACATTTGCTAATGGGGTAGCACGACTGCAAAAATTGTCATCGTGTTGTGTTGGCATTGGCTTAGAGTGatacatttttgaaattttcaaaatgttgtcGTGATCGACATGTGTGTGGACTGTGGATATGGGTATTTTTGTCACGTTACAATTAAAAtcattataaaagaaaaagttacaATTAAAATGCAACTTTAATAATCACTCTTCCGTATTTTATTATGGATTGTTTTGACATTTTCacatgtattaaaaaatatatttttgacaaaatattttgaaaaatataattagacTTCATTATTGATGTAATAAAAGGTTTAAGCGGTGTTCaattttttgtaccaaaaaaaaaaaaaaagttttaagcggtgtctttttttttttttttggagttgaTTCTTAGCAACatttttatcacattttttattgaaaaatatcaacGAGTGTCTTTGAACCTTTTTTATGACCATAAATAGTAAGTATTTATGAAAATGCATgtaatcaattcattaaaaactaaaatatttaatattttaaagaataattatttatttacttttacaTTGATAAACTATACACTAAACACATATCTTGGTT from Medicago truncatula cultivar Jemalong A17 chromosome 8, MtrunA17r5.0-ANR, whole genome shotgun sequence includes the following:
- the LOC25501752 gene encoding probable methyltransferase At1g27930 is translated as MQVIERTRNRYHFVTENRCSVVLLSILGIIGALLFITTIFQTSDNTLFCSLTRTNLQTTNQNPYPTPIQLRALLHYATSHVVPQQSFSEITVTLDVIKSLNRPFNFLVFGLGHDSLMWAGFNPQGKTLFLEEDPKWVQTVLKDAPELQAFTVHYRTQLQEADELLKSYKSEPSCSPAKATLKGNEQCKLALHNLPDEIYETEWDLIMIDAPRGYFAEAPGRMAAIFSMTVMARNRKGSGVTHVFLHDVDRKVEKVYAEEFLCRKNLVKGVGRLWHFEIPALGNNLSSHDSSIGSRFC